One Triticum dicoccoides isolate Atlit2015 ecotype Zavitan chromosome 3B, WEW_v2.0, whole genome shotgun sequence genomic window, CGGACGAAATTCAGCTGCCTCCGGCCACCATCGCCTTCGACTGGCCCTCCCGGCAGGGCCAACCCTGCTCAATGGATTTCATGGCCTTCGGCGCCAACCGGGATAAGATCGTCGCCGTGGACAGCATAGGGTGCTCCTACCTTTACGACGCTCCCGTACGCAGTATCAGCACCAATATGCCCATGATGCCCACGCGCATGCTACAACCCATGTCCATTGTTGTCGGTGACAACGGCCTGTTAGTTATGAGTAAAGCCGATCACCAGTTCGTGGCTCTGAATGATGGCTGCGACCCCAATTCCAGATATTTATTACCAATGTCTGGCTGGTACTGGCAGTCCCTCAAGCCGCCTCCCTTCCCCAGCCGCTCCTACCACCAGAACGAGAAAGGCAGTCACCATCCATTTGAAGTCAGCTCTTACACGGTAGTTGGCAATTCACAGTTCTGGGTGTCCACAGTGGGTGCAGGCACGTTTTCCTTTGATATGAACAGCGGTGCGTGGATGAAGGCTGGCAATTGGGAGCTGCCATTCAGAGGTCGTGCCGAGTATGTCCCCGAGCACAATCTCTGGTTTGGCATGTTTGGCAAAGACGACCAGCTTTGCGCATCTGACCTCATTGCCGTGTCCGCAGTGAGCTCACCAGTGCCACATATACTTTGGAAAGAGCTGGTTTGGCCGAAAGATTGGAAGCTCAGGTCGACCCACCTCCTGCCTCTTGGTTCTAGCAGACTCTGCATTGCCAGGTTCTTCCTAACTTCAGATGATGACAAGGAAGAGAACATGTCAGACTATAAGCGCAGCACAACAAATAATTTTGGGGTGCTCACGGGGGTGGAAGTGGTGTCTGATGAAGGAGGACTGCGCATTATCCATCACAAGTCCATTCGCTTCGATTTCGGCCTCAGCATTGCTAGTGTGCTGTGATACGTTGACTCCTCTAGTGCAGGTGAGTTTATTTATATCCGGAACCTGCTGTAGCACACCTTTCTTTTCCATCCTTTGCTCAAACGCACTACAAAAGCTTGTCCTTTTAGCACTATGGAAAACGCTTTCTTTGCTGGAACATAATGCCTCAATCAAATAAAAAGTTCTTAGACAGACAGTAGCGTTTATTTGTTGTGAGTTACCATATGAAATTTTGTGTTTTTACCATATCCTCTATCCAATGCTGTTGACAAAGTATTTTTGTGGACTTGTTGTGTTTACAATATTACTGCCTGCAAATCTTTTAGACAGACTGGGCAAAAGCATTGTTGTGCATTTGTGCCTCCATACAAGGATGGACAATGGATGCATATTATATTCAGTTACACATGCACCATGTTTAACACAAGGCAGCACAGGGTACCAAATGCAAGTTATAGCTAACTGGACTCAAGATTTGCTCTTACTTGAGCATGCACTGAATAAGCACAGTGGTTAACACGATGGAGGCGATAGTCATAGGTTGTAATTAACGAAGACAGAACATAAATCGATGAACTATTCAATATAGGAGTTGTATCAATATATAAGTTCAAAAGTATAGTATAGACAAATTCTCAGCTGATATTCGCAAAAACCACCTTATTTTTCTGGAAGTTAAAGACATGATTGATTTGTTGAAAAGATGGGTTGAACTTTCTAGACTCGGAAGATTAATTGACGACCATCAAATTATCTCACAGTTATGTGGCTTTATGGTGTCACATTTTTCATGGAATCCTTTTGCTTTGCATTCTCATTTGGAAATAAATCTTGCTGATTATAAATATAAAAATCTGCAGTGGTCTTATGTTGCCAGTCATTGGGGTATGATGTATATGGATTTTGATGCATCTGATTTTCTTTCATATTATTTCATATGGTGTTGACTTGCATTAGTTATGCGTGGTTAACGCTCTTGTTTTTTGTTTAGCCGTTATTGTGTAGAAGTAGAACTGTGCTTTTATTGTGTTGACtagtaaatatgcccgtgcgttgcaacggtagAAAAACAATATATATAAGCGGGTCAACGTGCCACGTCTACTCCGATATCTGCCTACTCCAACACCATTGCACGCCACATCCTCTCCGAGTCTAATAAATATTTGGCCTATTTCTGATTATTTGTAGTCAAAATAGTTCATAACAAACATCAACCACTTCTGATGATAAATGTGGCTATGGTGTCTTTCTATTCCACCTTAGGGTATCTTTGATCCAAAATCTTTTCATTGAAAGTTTAGAGGGTTGAAtccatatgattttttttctaggccCTCTTATTATATGAGTGAATTAATCCTATAAAAAAATCTACAAATTCTTTTTGCACTACATTTCGTAGGAATACTCATTCCACACTAACCTCTTGGAACGATCCTTCATTTTATTAAAGTGCACTCTAAATAAAATAGCTCGCTCGcaaatttaataaaaaaaatcaaatgagTAAATGCCACATATGAACCCAAGGAATAAAATTCCAGTCTGTTGTTCACATTACTGTAAGAAGATCATGTGCTTGTATT contains:
- the LOC119275564 gene encoding uncharacterized protein LOC119275564; the protein is MASRFVNLAVKHMNGRHIPFSIHRINPADFFYPTGSPVPKQGSAFVPPDEIQLPPATIAFDWPSRQGQPCSMDFMAFGANRDKIVAVDSIGCSYLYDAPVRSISTNMPMMPTRMLQPMSIVVGDNGLLVMSKADHQFVALNDGCDPNSRYLLPMSGWYWQSLKPPPFPSRSYHQNEKGSHHPFEVSSYTVVGNSQFWVSTVGAGTFSFDMNSGAWMKAGNWELPFRGRAEYVPEHNLWFGMFGKDDQLCASDLIAVSAVSSPVPHILWKELVWPKDWKLRSTHLLPLGSSRLCIARFFLTSDDDKEENMSDYKRSTTNNFGVLTGVEVVSDEGGLRIIHHKSIRFDFGLSIASVL